One segment of Mycolicibacterium sp. YH-1 DNA contains the following:
- a CDS encoding APC family permease: MTEESAVAASAATAESGQYKQELRRDLKVFGNVVLCVAAITPAVVVFAIGPVLLNMTGTGAFWAFLIGGVLGTLMAFCWGELGSAYPIAGGDYTVISRTLGRAPGFVSLAITGPVSAFLIPAVVALSIAEYLQVVLPVDAKILGAVVIAIGTVIAIIGVKITAQAVAILLAFEISVVTLVTVLGFAHMQRPLTSVIPPTMFDAAGNQQLVTAGALLAGVVVAAFAYNGFQGALLFSEETKGDPRGIAKAVFISLLVAVVTAAIPVLAGIVGANDLREFTTSPQPWTTFLNGLGNPTLTTIISLGIALSICNGVMALVPYFSRVLFSSGRDNAWPTPVSRQLAKVHPRFETPWVASAAVGIGSIILILGFDVATMATVIGTTIAVEFVLIASAAIASRIRQPDLVRPFRMPLGPVIPIVAAIFSAVLVCLQERQNLIIVAIIVGVSLVYWALYLRPRSDTHLLMLAAPTGDVTEATAAAAAAAAQEHAERD, from the coding sequence ATGACAGAAGAATCCGCGGTGGCTGCGTCCGCCGCCACCGCAGAATCCGGGCAATACAAGCAAGAGTTGCGTCGCGATCTCAAGGTGTTCGGCAACGTCGTACTGTGTGTCGCCGCGATCACGCCTGCGGTGGTCGTCTTCGCGATCGGCCCCGTCCTGTTGAACATGACGGGAACTGGCGCCTTTTGGGCGTTCCTGATCGGCGGCGTCCTCGGCACACTGATGGCGTTCTGTTGGGGCGAACTCGGCTCCGCCTACCCGATTGCCGGTGGCGACTACACCGTCATCTCCCGCACGCTCGGCCGCGCACCCGGGTTCGTCTCACTGGCCATAACCGGGCCGGTGTCGGCATTCCTGATCCCGGCCGTCGTCGCGCTCAGCATAGCCGAGTACCTGCAAGTCGTTCTGCCAGTGGACGCGAAGATACTCGGGGCCGTCGTGATTGCGATCGGCACCGTCATCGCGATCATCGGCGTGAAGATCACCGCGCAAGCGGTGGCCATTCTGCTTGCCTTCGAGATCAGCGTCGTAACCCTCGTCACCGTGCTCGGATTCGCCCACATGCAGCGGCCCCTGACGTCAGTCATACCGCCCACGATGTTCGATGCCGCGGGCAACCAGCAACTGGTGACAGCGGGAGCGTTGCTAGCCGGCGTGGTCGTCGCGGCGTTCGCCTACAACGGTTTTCAGGGTGCGCTGCTGTTCTCCGAGGAGACCAAGGGCGACCCCAGAGGTATCGCGAAGGCAGTGTTCATCTCGCTGCTCGTTGCGGTGGTCACCGCAGCGATTCCCGTGCTAGCCGGTATCGTCGGTGCGAACGATCTCCGCGAGTTCACCACATCACCGCAGCCCTGGACCACTTTCCTCAACGGCCTGGGAAACCCGACGTTGACCACCATTATCAGCCTCGGCATCGCGCTTTCCATCTGCAACGGCGTGATGGCGTTGGTCCCCTACTTCTCCCGGGTGCTGTTCAGTTCAGGACGCGACAACGCCTGGCCGACCCCTGTCAGCCGGCAGCTCGCGAAGGTGCACCCCCGGTTTGAGACGCCGTGGGTGGCTTCGGCCGCGGTCGGGATTGGTTCGATCATCCTGATCCTCGGGTTTGATGTCGCGACCATGGCCACCGTCATCGGCACCACCATTGCGGTCGAGTTCGTGCTGATCGCCAGCGCCGCGATCGCCAGCCGGATTCGACAGCCCGATCTGGTCCGCCCGTTCAGAATGCCGCTGGGCCCGGTGATTCCCATTGTGGCCGCCATCTTCTCGGCGGTCCTGGTATGTCTGCAGGAGCGGCAGAATCTGATCATTGTCGCCATCATCGTCGGCGTCAGCCTGGTGTACTGGGCGCTGTACCTACGTCCGCGCTCCGACACACACCTGCTGATGCTGGCCGCACCGACCGGAGACGTGACCGAGGCCACCGCGGCCGCAGCCGCGGCCGCAGCCCAAGAACACGCCGAGCGAGACTAG
- a CDS encoding phosphotriesterase: MALPIHTVLGHIAPEELGRTSMHEHVFIDARVWCTPPQEPMPEDTSISLENHGFLRWNLDSFEHNLVLDDEHVAIKEVTSVAAAGGSAILDVTNIGLGRDVRKLSAVARASGVHIMTASGCYIHDSHPSWVAEMSVEELAALFTSELTDGIDGTGITSALLGEIGTSDPVTDREFKVLAAAAAAGAQTGASVSVHLDPRGTHGVAVLEYLVALGMQPERVILGHVDEHLDEGYHRDMLATGATLAYDTFGSDYCHSGQFQDPSDSQRLDMLVPLLEDGFADQLVLACDVWTKINLRTYGGMGYDHLFKRVVPMMRDYRGVDVAVIDQMLIANPRRLLNRP, translated from the coding sequence GTGGCCTTGCCGATTCACACCGTGCTCGGGCACATCGCGCCCGAGGAACTAGGTCGCACCAGCATGCACGAGCACGTCTTCATCGATGCCCGGGTATGGTGCACGCCTCCACAGGAACCCATGCCTGAGGACACCTCGATCTCCCTGGAGAACCACGGCTTCCTGCGCTGGAATCTCGACAGTTTCGAACACAACCTAGTTCTCGACGACGAGCACGTCGCCATCAAGGAAGTCACCTCCGTCGCTGCAGCGGGCGGCTCCGCGATACTCGACGTCACCAACATCGGCCTTGGTCGCGACGTCCGCAAACTGAGTGCGGTCGCGCGGGCGTCCGGAGTACACATCATGACTGCATCGGGGTGCTATATCCACGACTCGCACCCCAGCTGGGTCGCTGAGATGAGCGTCGAAGAACTTGCAGCACTGTTCACCTCGGAACTCACCGACGGTATCGACGGCACCGGGATCACAAGCGCGCTGCTGGGCGAGATCGGGACAAGTGACCCGGTGACGGACCGCGAATTCAAGGTTCTCGCCGCCGCCGCGGCGGCGGGAGCACAGACCGGCGCGTCGGTGAGCGTCCATCTCGACCCGCGCGGCACACACGGTGTCGCCGTACTCGAATACCTTGTAGCCCTTGGCATGCAGCCCGAACGGGTCATTCTGGGACACGTTGACGAGCACCTAGACGAGGGTTACCACCGGGACATGCTGGCCACTGGTGCGACGCTGGCGTACGACACATTCGGCAGCGATTACTGCCACAGCGGTCAATTCCAGGATCCCAGCGACAGCCAACGACTCGACATGCTGGTGCCATTGTTGGAGGACGGGTTCGCCGATCAACTCGTGCTTGCATGTGACGTCTGGACCAAGATCAACCTCCGCACCTACGGCGGAATGGGATACGACCACCTATTCAAACGTGTCGTTCCGATGATGCGCGATTACCGCGGCGTGGACGTCGCGGTAATCGACCAGATGCTGATCGCCAATCCCCGCCGACTGCTCAACCGACCCTGA
- a CDS encoding LysR substrate-binding domain-containing protein has protein sequence MLDLHRLRLLRELHRRGTLAAVAQALSYSPSAVSQQLSVLENEAGVTLLERVGRNVRLTGPALTLVEHTEHLFELMERAEAELATSRTGLTGITRIASFQTVAMTLLPDVLGTAAAEHPGMEVCLSQLEPESALPALLAHDFDLVIAEEYPGLNLVRDSQLNSALLLEDPMYLCVPASRPEWTAGSTSALAEAPWVMEPDGSASRAWVTSLCREAGFEPHIRYSADDMILHRTLIARGLAVGFLPGLAVDDAPPEMILHRLARGNACRRIYTVTRRGAQAHPMIVYLRDALSAAAAALTPPSNVHRTTLVAAQS, from the coding sequence ATGCTCGACCTACATCGGTTGCGGTTGCTGCGCGAGCTGCACAGGCGGGGCACGCTGGCGGCGGTCGCACAGGCTCTCTCCTACAGCCCCTCGGCGGTGTCTCAGCAACTGTCGGTGCTGGAGAACGAGGCCGGCGTAACACTTCTCGAGCGCGTCGGACGCAACGTCAGACTGACCGGACCGGCGCTGACACTGGTTGAGCACACCGAGCATCTCTTCGAGCTGATGGAACGCGCCGAGGCTGAGCTTGCAACCTCCCGCACCGGACTGACGGGCATTACCAGGATCGCCTCGTTCCAGACCGTCGCAATGACACTGCTGCCCGATGTGCTCGGCACCGCAGCCGCCGAGCACCCCGGCATGGAGGTCTGCTTGTCACAGCTCGAGCCCGAGTCGGCACTACCCGCGCTGCTCGCCCACGATTTCGACCTCGTGATCGCCGAGGAATACCCGGGGCTGAACCTCGTTCGCGACAGCCAGCTGAATTCCGCACTCCTGCTGGAAGACCCGATGTATCTATGCGTGCCAGCCAGCCGCCCGGAGTGGACCGCCGGCAGCACGTCGGCACTCGCCGAGGCGCCCTGGGTGATGGAGCCCGACGGTTCGGCATCACGCGCCTGGGTGACCTCACTGTGCCGCGAGGCCGGGTTCGAACCGCACATCCGGTATTCGGCCGATGACATGATCCTGCACCGCACGCTAATCGCGCGAGGCCTCGCGGTCGGATTCCTACCCGGCCTGGCCGTGGACGACGCACCACCTGAGATGATCCTGCACAGGCTCGCTCGGGGTAACGCATGCCGGCGCATCTACACGGTCACAAGGCGCGGCGCCCAGGCGCACCCGATGATCGTCTACCTTCGCGACGCGCTCTCCGCCGCGGCCGCCGCACTCACGCCGCCTTCCAACGTCCACCGCACGACCCTGGTTGCCGCACAGTCGTAG
- a CDS encoding diaminopropionate ammonia-lyase, giving the protein MPIDDSAVEHVDDVIAFHRALPGYAPTRLVELPNQAGELAVGRLFVKEEKNRFGLPAFKALGASWALARAVAAQAGLPKPWTLPALRGAAAKLELEVVTATDGNHGRAVAWMAAQVGLSATVLVPDVIGEAATVAIAGEGAEVVVHHGNYDETVIRAARYAAEERGRLLVQDTAWPSYTEIPGWIVDGYQTLLAEVDTQLADLGAPPADLVVVPVGVGSLLQAVLSHYSLPHGPEPATKIASVEPVSAACVLASLRADRLTSVDTASTIMAGLNCGTPSSLAWPLIRNGLSAAIAVTDAEAAQSADLLAEQGVASGPCGAATLAAVRVMLNGSDSEECRDALGLADTSVVVLLSTEANSDSVTAEAL; this is encoded by the coding sequence ATGCCGATTGATGACAGTGCCGTCGAGCATGTCGACGATGTCATCGCGTTTCACCGCGCTCTGCCCGGATACGCGCCGACCCGGTTGGTCGAATTGCCCAACCAAGCAGGGGAACTGGCAGTTGGTCGACTCTTCGTCAAGGAGGAGAAGAACCGATTCGGTCTCCCGGCGTTCAAGGCGCTCGGTGCTTCCTGGGCGCTCGCACGGGCGGTCGCCGCGCAGGCGGGGCTGCCCAAACCGTGGACACTGCCGGCGCTGCGCGGGGCCGCGGCGAAACTCGAACTCGAGGTGGTTACCGCAACCGACGGCAACCACGGTCGTGCGGTCGCCTGGATGGCTGCCCAGGTGGGTTTGAGTGCGACCGTTCTGGTTCCCGATGTCATCGGGGAAGCAGCCACCGTCGCGATAGCGGGGGAGGGCGCCGAGGTTGTCGTTCACCACGGCAACTACGACGAGACGGTGATCCGCGCTGCCCGCTACGCCGCAGAGGAGCGCGGGCGGCTGCTGGTCCAGGACACCGCGTGGCCGTCCTATACCGAGATCCCTGGATGGATCGTCGACGGATATCAGACCCTTCTGGCCGAGGTTGACACTCAACTCGCAGATCTGGGGGCGCCTCCGGCGGATCTGGTGGTCGTGCCGGTAGGCGTCGGATCCCTGCTGCAGGCCGTGCTCAGTCACTACAGCCTGCCGCATGGGCCGGAGCCGGCGACCAAAATCGCCAGCGTCGAGCCGGTATCCGCGGCGTGCGTGCTGGCCAGCCTGCGGGCTGACCGCCTCACTTCGGTGGACACTGCGTCGACGATCATGGCGGGACTGAACTGCGGCACTCCGTCTTCATTAGCATGGCCACTCATCCGGAACGGGTTGAGCGCCGCGATCGCTGTCACCGATGCCGAGGCAGCGCAATCCGCTGACCTTCTCGCCGAGCAGGGGGTTGCGTCAGGACCCTGCGGCGCGGCCACTCTGGCGGCAGTGCGCGTTATGCTGAACGGCTCGGACAGTGAGGAGTGCAGGGACGCATTGGGACTGGCCGATACCAGTGTTGTCGTGCTGTTGAGCACCGAGGCAAACTCCGATTCAGTTACTGCGGAGGCACTATGA
- a CDS encoding M20/M25/M40 family metallo-hydrolase has product MNRDAEVIQLLSDLVAIDSTNPSLYADGAGERQIANFVAEWGESNGLHARLIDSDSARPSVVVATAPEAGHGPALLICGHLDTVGPGGMDAPWTPRIDGDRLYGRGAYDMKAGLAAGLIAARDANRAGIGGRVVVAAVADEEHSSTGIQETLNFVQANAAIVCEPTEMVIAEAHKGFVWIEIDVTGVSAHGSRPHLGRDAVFGMGPILSRLRDLDREIAVRSQHSSLGSGNLHGSTIIGGREESTIPDRCTLVVERRTLPGEQVADIEREIRAVLDACRNDDPDLAVQMRTTMSREPFERVRGDDLLRSMDNASARLGNLPLERGSVSYWADSAFIQAAGVPTVLLGPAGDGAHADIEWVSVSSTVACTRVLTATAIDYCQ; this is encoded by the coding sequence ATGAACCGCGATGCCGAGGTCATTCAATTGCTCAGCGACCTCGTCGCGATCGATTCGACAAACCCATCGCTCTACGCGGACGGTGCTGGTGAGCGCCAGATCGCCAATTTCGTCGCCGAGTGGGGTGAGTCGAACGGCCTGCACGCCAGGCTGATCGACTCCGATAGCGCGCGACCCAGCGTGGTGGTGGCGACCGCCCCAGAAGCCGGCCACGGCCCTGCGCTGCTGATATGTGGACACCTTGACACCGTCGGGCCCGGCGGTATGGACGCCCCGTGGACGCCGCGAATCGACGGTGATCGGTTGTACGGCCGCGGTGCCTACGACATGAAGGCCGGACTGGCCGCCGGACTGATCGCGGCACGGGATGCCAACCGCGCGGGGATCGGAGGTCGTGTGGTAGTCGCCGCGGTGGCCGATGAGGAGCACAGCAGCACCGGAATTCAGGAGACCCTGAACTTCGTCCAGGCGAATGCGGCGATCGTATGTGAACCGACTGAGATGGTGATTGCCGAGGCGCACAAGGGATTCGTGTGGATCGAGATAGACGTGACAGGAGTGTCGGCGCACGGGTCGCGTCCACACCTGGGGCGCGACGCGGTCTTCGGGATGGGTCCTATCCTCAGCAGGTTGCGAGACCTCGATCGCGAGATCGCAGTACGTTCCCAGCACTCCAGTCTGGGCTCCGGAAATCTACACGGTTCGACAATCATCGGCGGTCGCGAGGAATCGACCATTCCCGACCGGTGCACGCTCGTCGTGGAGCGGCGCACATTGCCCGGGGAGCAGGTGGCCGATATCGAGCGGGAGATCCGAGCCGTGCTGGACGCGTGTCGGAATGACGACCCCGACCTTGCCGTCCAGATGAGAACCACCATGTCCCGCGAACCCTTCGAACGCGTGAGGGGCGATGATTTGTTGCGGTCGATGGACAACGCCTCGGCGCGCCTCGGCAACCTGCCGCTCGAACGTGGCTCCGTGAGCTATTGGGCCGATTCGGCTTTCATCCAGGCCGCAGGAGTGCCGACGGTGCTGCTGGGCCCGGCTGGTGACGGAGCCCACGCGGACATCGAATGGGTCAGCGTGTCGAGCACCGTGGCGTGCACTCGCGTTCTGACGGCTACCGCGATCGACTACTGCCAGTGA
- a CDS encoding GMC family oxidoreductase, translated as MTNPPEHAATIVVGAGTSGATLVGHLIEAGERDVLLIEAGPDYGARGSSTWPEELLDARAMPTSHDWGYTSDKTYPDRTVPFDRAKVIGGCSSHNSCVAIWGSHLDYEQLEHLVGKRWGRDSLEKQIPGIEDRMRLRRYQQHQLSPFHEAFLAATANVGIPIVDDVNDLDQDEGASTFPVNIDTDGTRFNAAFAYVDPVREHAELTVLGDALVDRVLFEGSTAVGVEVLIDGERTSISADRVIISGGTYGTPGILMRSGIGPADHLRANEIDVLVDLPGVGANLHDHPAVWLHYAGSGQLETQMADTIAAGWTPEEQSMVKLRSRHCDDGFDLHLYPMGGPDTPDGDGWHWVVPVANMRPLARGVVRLADRNPETPLAIDHNYLGDADGRDLAVLADGVRRAREITAAQPLTELIGAEITPGDAARTDEEIAEFVRANVVHYYHPVGTCKMGTSDDAMAVCSNTGAVFGTSNLYVADCSLLPEIPRGNTNLPAVFIGATVAAALTAKELS; from the coding sequence ATGACCAATCCACCCGAACACGCTGCCACGATTGTCGTTGGTGCCGGAACGTCAGGGGCCACGCTCGTCGGGCACCTCATCGAAGCCGGTGAGCGTGACGTGCTGCTGATCGAGGCCGGACCGGACTACGGGGCCCGCGGCAGCAGCACTTGGCCCGAGGAGCTGCTCGATGCCCGGGCAATGCCGACGAGCCACGACTGGGGATACACCAGCGATAAGACCTACCCTGATCGCACCGTCCCATTCGACCGCGCCAAAGTGATCGGCGGGTGTTCCTCGCACAACAGCTGTGTCGCCATCTGGGGGTCGCACCTGGACTACGAGCAGCTGGAGCACCTAGTCGGAAAGCGCTGGGGCAGAGACTCGTTGGAGAAGCAGATTCCGGGAATTGAAGACCGGATGCGGTTGCGCCGCTACCAGCAGCATCAGCTCAGCCCGTTTCACGAGGCCTTCCTGGCGGCGACGGCCAATGTGGGGATACCGATCGTCGATGACGTCAACGACCTGGACCAGGATGAAGGCGCATCCACCTTTCCGGTGAACATTGACACCGACGGAACACGGTTCAACGCCGCGTTCGCCTACGTTGATCCGGTACGCGAGCACGCCGAGCTAACCGTGCTCGGTGACGCCCTGGTGGATCGGGTGCTCTTCGAGGGAAGCACCGCAGTGGGCGTCGAGGTGCTGATCGACGGCGAGCGAACCTCGATCTCGGCCGACCGGGTGATCATCAGTGGCGGTACCTACGGAACACCGGGCATCCTGATGCGATCCGGCATAGGTCCGGCCGATCACCTGCGAGCCAACGAAATCGACGTTCTGGTTGACCTACCCGGGGTGGGCGCCAACCTGCACGACCATCCGGCGGTGTGGCTGCACTACGCCGGGAGCGGGCAACTCGAGACGCAGATGGCTGACACCATCGCCGCTGGCTGGACGCCGGAGGAGCAGAGCATGGTCAAACTGCGCTCGCGACACTGCGACGACGGTTTCGATCTGCACCTCTACCCAATGGGCGGCCCCGACACCCCAGACGGTGACGGTTGGCATTGGGTGGTGCCGGTGGCGAACATGAGGCCGCTTGCCCGCGGCGTGGTGCGGCTTGCGGATCGGAATCCTGAGACGCCGTTGGCGATCGACCACAACTACCTCGGCGACGCCGATGGTCGCGATCTGGCGGTGTTGGCCGACGGAGTCCGCCGGGCACGGGAGATCACCGCCGCGCAGCCGTTGACTGAACTCATCGGCGCCGAGATCACCCCGGGTGACGCCGCGCGCACCGACGAGGAGATCGCGGAGTTCGTTCGCGCGAACGTAGTGCACTACTACCACCCGGTCGGCACGTGCAAGATGGGCACCTCCGACGATGCGATGGCAGTGTGCTCGAACACCGGTGCGGTGTTCGGCACGTCTAATCTGTATGTCGCGGATTGCTCGCTGCTGCCCGAAATCCCCAGGGGCAACACCAATCTCCCCGCGGTATTCATTGGCGCGACCGTAGCCGCGGCACTGACAGCAAAGGAATTGTCGTGA
- a CDS encoding aldehyde dehydrogenase family protein yields the protein MTQIDTGTSNMQSDLRTQAFIGGTFVDAEGGALMPAWSPSTGQRIAEVANCSAHDVERAVSVARVAFDKGSWSRAPLEFRKQVMHRFADLVESHSAELSYLDSLNAGKPITACSTGDLPDAVATLRWYAEVIDKVYGRVSPNTGDGIGIITREPVGVVGSVIPWNYPCATLAWKLGPALACGNSVVVKPAEQAPLSAIRIAELAVEAGLPNGVLNVVPGVGEIAGRQVGMSLGVDALSFTGSTATGRRFLEYAAASNLKMVSLECGGKSPQIVLADAVADLDYLVDQLAIAAFTNSGQNCTAGSRILVDESVHDLVVAALAARVATEVVGPALDPATTIGPVIEQRAMVRVLEAAEEARAGGATVVSGGRQALSESGGWFVEPTILAGVASDMRVAREELFGPLVAVLPFTDHAEAIAMANDTSYGLAASLYTNDIDRATEIATSIRAGTVSINSYSEGDITTPFGGYGLSGFGGREKGTDALAQYSELKTIWLTRRPR from the coding sequence GTGACTCAAATCGACACCGGCACCAGCAACATGCAATCAGACCTGCGGACGCAGGCATTCATCGGTGGGACGTTCGTCGATGCCGAGGGGGGTGCACTGATGCCAGCCTGGTCGCCCTCCACCGGTCAGAGAATCGCCGAGGTGGCCAACTGCAGCGCACACGATGTGGAGCGCGCGGTATCGGTGGCACGCGTCGCGTTCGACAAGGGTAGTTGGTCGCGCGCTCCGCTGGAGTTCCGCAAACAGGTAATGCATCGGTTCGCTGACCTGGTCGAGTCGCACAGTGCGGAACTCTCATACCTCGACTCGCTCAATGCGGGCAAGCCGATCACCGCGTGCAGTACTGGAGACCTACCCGACGCCGTGGCGACATTGCGCTGGTACGCCGAGGTGATCGACAAGGTGTACGGGCGCGTCTCACCGAACACCGGCGACGGAATCGGCATCATCACCCGCGAACCCGTCGGGGTGGTCGGTTCAGTCATACCCTGGAACTACCCGTGCGCAACACTCGCCTGGAAGCTTGGGCCCGCGCTAGCATGCGGCAACAGTGTCGTTGTCAAACCTGCCGAGCAGGCGCCACTGAGCGCGATACGCATCGCTGAGCTAGCCGTGGAGGCCGGGCTTCCCAACGGAGTGCTCAACGTGGTCCCGGGCGTGGGGGAGATTGCCGGACGACAGGTGGGAATGAGCCTTGGCGTGGATGCACTCTCGTTCACGGGGTCCACAGCCACCGGCCGGCGCTTCCTGGAATACGCCGCCGCAAGCAACCTGAAGATGGTCTCACTGGAATGCGGGGGCAAGAGCCCCCAGATTGTGCTCGCTGACGCCGTCGCGGATTTGGACTACCTGGTAGACCAGCTCGCGATCGCGGCGTTCACCAACAGTGGACAGAACTGCACCGCGGGCTCTCGGATCCTCGTCGATGAATCGGTGCACGACCTCGTGGTGGCGGCTCTGGCCGCACGGGTGGCGACCGAGGTCGTCGGGCCCGCGCTCGATCCCGCGACGACGATCGGTCCAGTGATCGAGCAACGCGCGATGGTTCGGGTTCTGGAAGCCGCAGAGGAAGCGCGGGCTGGTGGAGCCACGGTGGTTTCCGGTGGGCGCCAAGCACTCTCGGAGTCGGGTGGGTGGTTTGTCGAACCGACGATACTCGCTGGTGTTGCCTCTGACATGCGTGTAGCCCGTGAGGAACTATTCGGTCCGCTCGTGGCAGTCCTACCGTTCACCGATCATGCCGAGGCAATCGCGATGGCCAACGACACCAGTTACGGTCTGGCTGCCTCGCTCTACACCAACGACATTGACCGAGCCACCGAAATCGCGACATCGATACGGGCGGGGACGGTTTCGATTAACAGCTACAGCGAGGGAGATATCACCACACCGTTCGGTGGATACGGCCTCTCGGGCTTCGGCGGCAGGGAGAAGGGAACTGACGCGTTGGCCCAATACAGCGAGCTGAAGACCATCTGGTTGACGCGGAGACCGCGATAG
- a CDS encoding ABC transporter permease subunit (The N-terminal region of this protein, as described by TIGR01726, is a three transmembrane segment that identifies a subfamily of ABC transporter permease subunits, which specificities that include histidine, arginine, glutamine, glutamate, L-cystine (sic), the opines (in Agrobacterium) octopine and nopaline, etc.), producing MLLRRMTNVQSVRRWWVAGSLTGLLLVVVLLSKNGGDTAAGYEWDFSAVTDNWTLLLTGLRMTAILTIACTVTGLSLGVVVALMRLSRFRILRIVATAHVEIWRCTPVLIQLVWVYYALPVVAGVQLSAPVAAWVTFSLNVSAFAGEAYRAGIQSIAKEQIESAEILGIRGWNRLRFVILPQGIRNVLPVLVSIVISLFKDTALVSTLGVADLLYNGQTISTLTYRPLEVLTSVALIYFAIAFPFTVLMRRLEVRTQRQPEDDQVLLGLVAAGLGVGIVPGCVKTLSMKGVTYRDFSNPQPTTTLCWAESEETPSCYFNELCCLGDAREGRGTRNGSS from the coding sequence GTGCTGTTGCGCAGAATGACCAACGTCCAATCAGTACGACGCTGGTGGGTGGCAGGGTCGTTGACCGGCCTCCTCCTCGTCGTGGTCTTGCTCTCCAAGAACGGGGGCGACACCGCAGCCGGCTATGAGTGGGACTTCAGCGCGGTCACCGACAACTGGACCCTGCTGCTGACGGGCCTTCGCATGACGGCGATCCTGACGATCGCCTGCACCGTGACAGGCCTTTCACTCGGCGTCGTAGTCGCTCTCATGCGACTGTCGCGGTTCAGGATTTTGCGCATCGTCGCGACAGCGCACGTCGAAATCTGGCGCTGCACGCCGGTACTCATTCAGCTGGTGTGGGTCTACTACGCGCTGCCAGTCGTCGCCGGTGTGCAGCTGAGCGCGCCGGTGGCGGCCTGGGTCACCTTCAGCCTCAACGTCAGTGCGTTCGCTGGCGAGGCGTACCGCGCTGGAATCCAAAGCATTGCCAAGGAGCAGATCGAGTCTGCCGAGATCCTCGGCATCCGCGGCTGGAACCGCTTGCGCTTTGTGATCCTCCCACAGGGCATCCGCAACGTTTTGCCCGTCCTGGTTTCGATCGTCATCAGCCTGTTCAAGGACACCGCCCTGGTGTCGACCCTTGGCGTGGCCGACCTGCTTTACAACGGACAGACCATCTCCACTCTTACCTACCGCCCACTTGAGGTGCTCACCTCGGTCGCACTGATCTACTTCGCGATTGCCTTCCCGTTCACGGTGTTGATGCGACGCCTCGAGGTACGCACCCAGCGTCAACCGGAGGACGACCAAGTGCTACTCGGGCTGGTCGCCGCGGGACTTGGTGTCGGAATCGTCCCCGGCTGTGTGAAAACTCTTTCGATGAAAGGCGTGACCTACCGGGACTTCTCAAACCCTCAGCCGACCACCACTTTGTGCTGGGCCGAATCTGAAGAAACTCCTTCGTGCTATTTCAATGAACTCTGTTGTCTTGGGGATGCACGTGAGGGTCGCGGCACACGCAACGGGTCGTCGTGA
- a CDS encoding ABC transporter substrate-binding protein — protein sequence MSNFTKRLGALAAMVALSAVAACGSGGSNSSSDDQIAAIKEAGTLRIGVASFKPDNFRGPDGEWTGSMVDLATDLANEWEVKPEFVSTTFENIVAGLQADQFDLALDLTKTDERAKVITFTDPIYVSVDNLVVARDKFQTWDEASAKGRSICVAKGGANEVGLRSTTPEATIVALPDSDSCYLQLTSGRVDGVWNQWLNTSEYVRANPQYGVLYPPTAANFASTNLGVSKKWSSSSVDALNADIKKLMDAKGGWSGYTEPYHEGKPTDGAIGNLPDYAVDATK from the coding sequence ATGTCCAACTTCACGAAGCGACTAGGGGCTCTCGCCGCCATGGTGGCGCTATCCGCGGTCGCAGCATGTGGCTCGGGCGGCTCGAACTCCTCCAGCGACGACCAGATCGCAGCAATCAAGGAGGCCGGCACGCTCCGCATCGGAGTCGCGTCGTTCAAACCCGACAATTTCAGGGGTCCGGACGGCGAGTGGACCGGCTCCATGGTGGACCTCGCGACGGACCTGGCCAACGAGTGGGAGGTCAAGCCCGAGTTCGTTTCTACCACCTTCGAGAACATCGTGGCCGGCCTGCAGGCTGACCAGTTCGATCTGGCGCTCGACCTCACGAAAACCGATGAGCGCGCCAAGGTCATCACGTTCACCGACCCGATCTACGTGTCGGTCGACAACCTCGTGGTGGCGAGGGACAAATTCCAGACTTGGGATGAGGCGAGCGCGAAGGGCCGCAGCATTTGCGTAGCCAAGGGAGGCGCCAACGAAGTCGGCCTCAGGTCAACCACCCCCGAGGCGACTATTGTCGCGCTTCCGGATTCGGACAGCTGCTACCTGCAACTCACCTCGGGTCGTGTCGATGGGGTGTGGAACCAGTGGCTGAACACGTCGGAGTATGTCCGTGCCAACCCGCAGTACGGCGTGCTGTATCCGCCAACGGCCGCGAACTTCGCGTCGACGAACCTTGGCGTCTCCAAGAAGTGGTCGTCATCCTCGGTTGACGCGCTCAATGCCGACATTAAGAAGTTGATGGATGCCAAGGGGGGCTGGTCCGGCTACACGGAGCCGTACCACGAAGGTAAGCCCACCGACGGCGCCATCGGGAATCTGCCGGACTACGCGGTCGACGCGACCAAGTAG